A single region of the Changchengzhania lutea genome encodes:
- a CDS encoding aspartate carbamoyltransferase catalytic subunit, protein MSELSVNHLLGIKYLNKKDIQLIFETADHFKEVINRPIKKVPSLRDITIANLFFENSTRTKLSFELAEKRLSADVLNFSSSQSSVKKGETLIDTVNNILSMKVDMVVMRHPNPGAGVFLSKHVNASIINAGDGAHEHPTQALLDSYSIRERLGEVKGKKVVIVGDILHSRVALSNIFALQLQGAEVMVCGPKTLLPKYIGNLGVKVETNLKKALNWCDVANMLRVQNERMEVNYFPSTREYTQQFGVHKELLDSLDKDIVIMHPGPINRGVEITSDVADSKQAIILDQVQNGVAIRMAVIYLLASKIKQ, encoded by the coding sequence ATGAGCGAATTAAGTGTTAATCACTTATTAGGAATTAAATATCTCAACAAAAAAGATATTCAACTTATTTTTGAAACTGCAGATCATTTTAAAGAAGTGATTAACAGACCCATTAAAAAAGTCCCTTCGCTTAGGGATATTACCATTGCCAATCTATTTTTTGAAAATTCTACGCGTACGAAGTTATCTTTCGAACTTGCAGAAAAGCGCCTATCGGCAGATGTTCTTAATTTTTCATCATCTCAATCTTCAGTAAAAAAAGGAGAAACCTTAATAGATACTGTTAATAATATCTTATCAATGAAGGTTGATATGGTCGTTATGCGTCACCCGAATCCCGGCGCTGGTGTATTCTTATCCAAGCATGTTAATGCAAGTATTATTAATGCCGGTGACGGTGCACACGAACACCCCACACAAGCCTTGTTGGATTCGTATTCTATAAGAGAAAGATTAGGTGAAGTCAAAGGTAAAAAGGTCGTTATAGTGGGTGATATTTTACATAGTCGTGTTGCGCTTTCAAATATTTTTGCGCTACAATTACAAGGCGCCGAAGTTATGGTCTGTGGCCCTAAAACATTGCTTCCAAAATATATTGGCAATTTAGGAGTTAAAGTAGAAACCAACTTAAAGAAAGCATTAAACTGGTGTGATGTCGCTAACATGCTTCGCGTACAAAATGAACGCATGGAAGTTAATTATTTCCCTTCCACCAGGGAATATACGCAACAATTTGGAGTACATAAAGAGTTATTGGACTCTTTAGATAAAGACATTGTAATCATGCACCCAGGTCCTATAAATCGGGGTGTTGAAATTACAAGTGATGTGGCCGATTCTAAGCAAGCCATTATTTTAGACCAGGTTCAAAATGGTGTGGCTATTAGAATGGCCGTTATATATTTATTAGCGTCAAAAATAAAACAGTAG
- the pyrR gene encoding bifunctional pyr operon transcriptional regulator/uracil phosphoribosyltransferase PyrR yields MGQKVLLNAKEVNIILHRLACQLIEKHNDFSNTVLVGLQPRGIYLARRIAKILKDDYKIKNIKLGQLDITFYRDDFRRGEKPLEANSTDINFLVEDKNIVFIDDVLYTGRSIRAALTAIQSFGRPNEIELLTLIDRRFSRHLPIQPDYRGRQVDVINNEKVKVNWQENENEDAVYLIEK; encoded by the coding sequence ATGGGTCAAAAAGTTTTACTTAACGCAAAAGAGGTAAACATCATTCTTCATCGATTGGCTTGTCAACTTATTGAAAAACACAACGACTTCTCAAACACCGTTTTAGTTGGTTTACAACCAAGAGGCATATATTTAGCAAGACGGATTGCCAAAATATTAAAGGACGATTATAAAATAAAGAATATCAAGTTAGGACAATTGGATATCACATTTTATAGAGATGATTTTAGACGTGGCGAGAAACCTTTAGAAGCGAATAGCACCGATATTAATTTTTTAGTGGAAGATAAGAACATTGTTTTTATTGATGATGTGCTGTATACTGGCCGAAGTATTCGAGCCGCATTAACAGCTATTCAATCGTTTGGCAGACCTAATGAAATAGAATTATTAACTTTAATTGACAGACGATTTAGTAGGCATTTACCCATCCAACCAGATTATCGAGGCCGACAAGTTGATGTGATAAATAATGAAAAAGTAAAAGTAAATTGGCAGGAAAATGAAAATGAAGATGCTGTTTACTTAATTGAAAAATAA
- a CDS encoding CAP domain-containing protein yields MKLLTKLPILALLAMLSFSCSTDSLDDKADSIALSLVEIEEKTIEVEVLELINDHRLSMGLNPLENMTIIKSVAYTHTDYMVDTRTVSHDNFYTRSNYLKSNTGATRVSENVAYGYSTAESVVKAWINSEAHRATLEGDFTNFEVSAEKSIDNKWYYTNIFIKK; encoded by the coding sequence ATGAAGTTATTAACTAAACTGCCAATTTTGGCATTGTTAGCTATGTTGAGCTTTTCTTGCTCTACCGATAGCCTAGATGATAAAGCAGATTCCATAGCCCTTTCCCTAGTTGAAATAGAAGAGAAAACCATTGAAGTGGAGGTCTTAGAGCTCATAAATGACCACAGGTTGTCCATGGGTTTAAATCCGTTGGAAAATATGACTATTATAAAATCTGTTGCCTACACGCATACGGATTATATGGTAGATACAAGAACGGTGTCACACGACAACTTTTATACGCGAAGTAATTATTTAAAATCTAATACTGGAGCTACACGTGTTTCTGAAAATGTAGCATATGGCTATAGCACAGCAGAGTCTGTTGTAAAGGCTTGGATTAATAGCGAAGCGCACCGTGCTACTCTTGAAGGAGATTTTACAAACTTCGAGGTGTCGGCAGAAAAAAGTATTGATAACAAATGGTATTACACCAATATATTTATAAAAAAATAA
- the pdxH gene encoding pyridoxamine 5'-phosphate oxidase, with amino-acid sequence MDTNLGDYRKSYQKEELLETNVGDNPMQLFQKWFYDVDANFDNQETNAMTISTMGLDGFPKSRVVLLKRYTHEGFVFYTNYESEKGKAISHNPNVCLSFFWEGAERQVIIKGKAEKIAANLSDGYFESRPRGSQLGAIVSNQSDIIPDRDYIEHKMSDLEKTYEGKDIERPKYWGGYIVKPIEIEFWQGRPNRLHDRIRFQLQSDYNWKIDRLSP; translated from the coding sequence ATGGATACAAACTTAGGTGATTATAGAAAATCCTATCAAAAGGAAGAACTACTTGAGACCAATGTTGGAGATAATCCAATGCAGTTGTTTCAAAAATGGTTTTATGATGTCGATGCCAATTTTGATAATCAAGAAACCAATGCCATGACTATTTCTACGATGGGTTTAGATGGGTTTCCAAAGAGTAGGGTAGTACTGCTTAAGCGCTATACGCACGAAGGATTTGTTTTTTACACGAATTACGAAAGTGAAAAAGGAAAAGCAATTTCCCATAACCCTAATGTATGTTTATCTTTTTTTTGGGAAGGTGCAGAACGTCAAGTTATTATTAAAGGCAAAGCTGAAAAAATAGCAGCTAATTTGAGTGATGGCTATTTTGAATCTAGGCCAAGGGGAAGTCAGTTAGGAGCCATAGTATCTAATCAAAGTGACATTATCCCAGACAGAGATTATATAGAACATAAGATGTCTGATTTAGAAAAAACATACGAAGGGAAAGATATTGAAAGACCTAAGTATTGGGGAGGCTATATTGTAAAACCTATAGAAATTGAATTCTGGCAGGGACGCCCCAACCGTCTGCATGATAGAATCCGATTTCAGCTTCAATCGGATTACAATTGGAAAATAGATCGACTATCTCCTTAA
- a CDS encoding ribonuclease Z, producing MRLSILGCYSATPRALTNTTAQVLEINNHMFLIDCGEGTQVHLRKHKIKFNRIKHIFISHLHGDHFFGLVGLISTFRLLTRETDLHIYGPKGIKEVVMLQMKLADSWTNYNLYFHELTSTKSELIFEDDKVEVLTIPLDHRVYTNGYLFKEKVGERTLNVNAAEAANINVAYYNKLKQGFDVENESGQLIKNETVTWDGKKPKSYAFCSDTIYKEDIVPLIKNVDVLYHESTFLDKHEHLASKTKHSTAKQAAQIAKLADVGKLLLGHYSTRYDGLHVFKEEALEVFDHVELCEDGKTFSF from the coding sequence ATGAGGCTATCGATTTTAGGTTGCTATAGCGCCACGCCCAGAGCCTTAACAAACACTACCGCACAAGTATTGGAAATTAATAATCACATGTTTTTAATTGATTGTGGGGAAGGCACACAAGTACATTTACGAAAGCATAAAATAAAATTCAATCGGATTAAGCACATTTTTATATCCCATTTGCACGGTGATCATTTTTTTGGATTGGTTGGTTTAATTTCAACCTTCAGATTACTTACCAGAGAGACAGATTTACATATATACGGACCAAAAGGTATTAAGGAAGTGGTGATGCTTCAAATGAAATTAGCAGATTCTTGGACGAATTATAATTTGTATTTTCATGAACTGACATCTACCAAGTCAGAATTGATATTTGAAGATGATAAAGTGGAGGTGCTTACGATTCCTTTAGATCATCGGGTGTATACCAATGGTTATTTGTTTAAAGAGAAAGTAGGTGAACGCACTCTAAATGTGAATGCTGCAGAAGCGGCCAACATCAATGTAGCCTATTATAATAAGCTTAAGCAAGGCTTTGATGTTGAGAATGAAAGTGGCCAACTTATAAAAAACGAGACAGTAACATGGGACGGTAAAAAACCTAAAAGTTATGCCTTTTGCAGTGACACCATTTATAAAGAAGACATTGTCCCTTTAATTAAAAATGTTGATGTGCTCTATCATGAATCCACGTTTTTAGATAAGCATGAACATTTAGCAAGCAAAACAAAACATTCCACAGCTAAACAAGCAGCTCAAATTGCAAAACTGGCGGATGTAGGTAAACTTCTACTTGGACATTATTCAACGCGGTATGACGGGTTGCATGTGTTCAAGGAAGAGGCACTTGAGGTTTTTGACCATGTGGAATTATGTGAAGATGGAAAAACGTTTTCTTTCTAA
- a CDS encoding ribonuclease Z, whose product MIIDQHDNISIITQEKATIIKLVKKIRALYPKFKNDNIIVSLTTLDQLGLSDIIEFLELSNTHRAAKQSFVIVTDQVNFDNMPNEIMIVPTIEEAHDIIEMEDMERDLGF is encoded by the coding sequence ATGATTATAGATCAGCATGATAATATCTCTATTATTACTCAGGAAAAAGCAACCATAATAAAGTTAGTAAAAAAAATTCGAGCATTATACCCAAAATTCAAAAATGATAATATTATCGTCAGCCTGACCACTTTGGACCAACTAGGGCTTTCAGACATTATTGAATTTTTAGAATTATCAAATACGCATCGCGCAGCTAAACAATCATTTGTCATTGTGACCGATCAGGTGAACTTTGATAACATGCCCAATGAAATTATGATTGTTCCAACCATAGAAGAAGCGCATGATATTATTGAGATGGAAGACATGGAGCGCGATTTAGGGTTTTAA
- a CDS encoding IS1595 family transposase, whose protein sequence is MDIFSFGVHFTDEKSCRLHFKEQRDKQGVVCKRCGCTDHYWLINKWSYQCKSCSSRTSLRSGTIMESSKLSFLVWYKTIFLMSTTKKGFSSKEIQRQLGLKRYEPVWAMVHKLRRAMGDRDDRYTLEGMIEMDEGYFTIEASEQAHKTQKAGRGSKTKSNVMIMAESTILEDIETGKVDRQCRYFKAKVLEDHKADGTDQSFKDAIDDEQTIIFTDKSTSYVNIADYVEIHMTEKSNEQTTKETLKWVHIAISNAKRNFAGTYHKIKKKYLQLYLNEFVYKLNRRYFGERIFDRLIIASITANGH, encoded by the coding sequence ATGGATATATTTTCTTTTGGGGTTCATTTCACAGATGAAAAGAGTTGCAGGCTTCATTTCAAGGAGCAAAGGGACAAGCAAGGTGTTGTTTGTAAGCGTTGCGGATGTACAGACCACTATTGGCTGATCAATAAATGGAGCTATCAATGTAAATCCTGCAGCTCAAGGACATCATTGCGCAGTGGCACCATAATGGAAAGCTCTAAATTGTCATTTCTGGTTTGGTACAAGACCATTTTTTTGATGAGCACCACAAAAAAAGGATTTTCCAGTAAAGAGATACAGCGCCAGTTGGGGCTAAAACGTTATGAGCCAGTTTGGGCAATGGTCCATAAACTGCGTAGAGCAATGGGGGATCGTGATGACAGGTACACATTGGAAGGAATGATAGAAATGGATGAAGGCTATTTTACTATTGAAGCCTCGGAACAAGCACACAAAACCCAAAAAGCAGGTCGAGGGAGCAAAACTAAATCCAATGTTATGATTATGGCAGAAAGCACCATACTGGAAGATATAGAAACAGGAAAAGTAGATAGACAATGCCGTTATTTTAAAGCTAAGGTATTAGAAGACCACAAGGCAGATGGCACAGACCAAAGCTTCAAAGACGCTATTGATGACGAGCAAACTATTATATTTACAGATAAGAGTACTTCATATGTAAATATTGCAGACTATGTAGAAATACATATGACAGAGAAATCAAACGAACAAACCACCAAAGAAACACTCAAATGGGTGCATATAGCAATAAGCAATGCTAAAAGGAACTTTGCGGGAACTTATCATAAAATCAAGAAGAAATATTTGCAATTATATCTGAACGAGTTTGTTTATAAGCTCAACCGCAGGTATTTTGGAGAACGAATCTTTGATAGGCTTATTATTGCTAGCATTACAGCTAATGGACATTAA
- a CDS encoding DUF3291 domain-containing protein — MNEFHVAQVNIAKRLAPMEDPIMQDFVNNLGKINAIADISDGFVWRLKDDDEDEATDVFQDDTLIINMSVWKNMESLFNYVYNSGHIEVLKRKKEWFSKIKMTHMAFWYVPIGVEPTFQDAKQRLDYINKHGDTPYAFTFKTKFTPIDFTNYNPVL; from the coding sequence ATGAACGAATTCCATGTAGCACAGGTTAATATTGCAAAAAGATTGGCGCCGATGGAGGATCCTATTATGCAAGATTTTGTTAATAATCTGGGTAAAATAAATGCGATTGCCGATATAAGTGACGGGTTTGTTTGGCGTTTGAAAGACGACGATGAAGATGAAGCTACAGACGTTTTTCAAGATGATACGCTGATAATTAATATGTCTGTTTGGAAAAATATGGAGTCACTCTTTAACTATGTTTATAATTCAGGACACATAGAGGTTCTTAAACGAAAGAAAGAATGGTTTAGCAAAATTAAGATGACACACATGGCCTTTTGGTACGTGCCCATTGGTGTTGAGCCTACATTCCAAGATGCAAAGCAACGTTTGGATTATATAAATAAACACGGTGACACCCCTTATGCATTTACCTTTAAAACAAAATTTACACCAATAGATTTCACAAATTACAATCCTGTTTTATAA
- a CDS encoding glycoside hydrolase family 16 protein, with protein MKTSLKILIVLLGAISFSCSSSDISTSTPLVNSTCTDGIQNGTETGIDCGGDLCDSCPPTCNDGIKNGTETDVDCGGDSCAPCPDPLVSIPTTGYDAPTFYVGYNLIWSDEFDQEILLTDKWGFHLENGCPSLCGWGNGELQYYTKKNHTFQDGNLIISTKNESSNGFDYFSSARIHTDDKFEFKYGRIDIRAAMPSAVGTWVALWLLNKDYSILYPDAEWPSGGEIDIMEYVGHKKNEILATAHFGNDIASHQFISTFLKAPANDFDKTFHVFSLVWEENKITWLLNNIPYKTFSTANTTNSKLPYPFNDEFYLVINTSVGGNLGTIPLVSEYPTFLIVDYIRIYQQ; from the coding sequence ATGAAAACTAGCTTAAAAATATTAATTGTTTTATTAGGTGCTATAAGTTTCTCTTGTAGTTCATCAGACATCAGTACTAGTACTCCTCTAGTTAATTCAACATGTACGGATGGCATTCAAAATGGTACTGAGACAGGAATAGACTGCGGTGGGGATTTATGTGATAGTTGCCCACCAACATGTAATGATGGGATTAAAAATGGAACAGAGACAGATGTAGACTGCGGAGGGGATTCTTGTGCTCCTTGTCCAGATCCTCTGGTAAGCATACCTACTACTGGCTATGACGCCCCCACATTTTATGTGGGTTATAATTTAATTTGGAGTGACGAATTTGATCAAGAAATTTTACTAACCGATAAATGGGGTTTTCACTTAGAAAATGGCTGTCCCAGTCTATGCGGATGGGGAAATGGCGAACTGCAATATTATACAAAAAAGAACCACACTTTTCAAGATGGAAATTTAATTATTAGTACAAAAAATGAGAGCAGTAATGGCTTTGATTATTTTTCATCGGCTAGAATCCATACCGATGACAAGTTTGAGTTCAAATATGGTAGAATTGATATTAGAGCAGCAATGCCATCTGCTGTTGGTACATGGGTGGCATTATGGTTGCTTAATAAGGACTATTCAATTTTATATCCTGATGCAGAATGGCCAAGTGGTGGGGAGATTGATATTATGGAATATGTAGGTCATAAGAAAAATGAAATTTTAGCCACAGCTCATTTTGGGAATGATATAGCTAGCCACCAATTCATATCTACCTTTCTTAAAGCTCCAGCTAATGATTTTGATAAAACTTTCCATGTGTTTTCATTGGTTTGGGAAGAAAATAAAATAACATGGTTATTAAATAATATACCATACAAAACTTTTTCTACAGCAAATACGACCAATAGCAAACTGCCCTATCCTTTTAATGATGAGTTTTATTTAGTGATAAATACATCTGTTGGGGGAAACTTAGGAACGATCCCCTTGGTTTCAGAATATCCAACTTTTTTAATAGTTGATTATATTCGTATTTATCAGCAATGA
- a CDS encoding OmpA family protein, which translates to MKFRTIIIVVFLIGLNTVVFSQSGLQKKADKLFNKFAFVEAAKTYHELIEKGDNITHATRQLADSYAYMRNPDSAAVYYKLAVQQENLPKEYYYKYAQALRGTKDYEASRLWMKRFKDAGGTIEEAKILNDDNFLSSIFNAKPQYTLSPVNFNSKFSDFGAYEQDGKIYYASAIHESAAIKHVYGWNEEPFLDIYAKEKSSTDSLVPHKLRLKGAINSIYHEGPLTISQDGKTMYFSRNNFTEKTLGKDDNGTTHLKIYKAALVEDEWTNIEELPFNSDTYSNGHPALNHNGSRLYFTSDMPGGFGGSDIYYVDISDDDTFGEPQNLGDRVNTDKNEMFPFLNDEDALFFSSHGHLGLGLLDIFGTAADSGGIITNAINLGIPINSSKDDFSFFMNNDGVTGYIASNRGGGLGSDDIYEFKKTPLLNVEGIVSDSQTNTPIENAEIKLFSIDNRIITTLKTDENGFYNIQIDRDTNYKIIASKDNYKENGETFTSSNIENTITAITINLKLNPLSNIVESPVKLNQIYFDFNKSNIRADAAQQLDNLIYKLQNTYPNMTIRIESHTDVRGSNDFNDELSKDRAKATYIYLISNGIEPSRIKAYEGFGKRLLSNNCDGTVRCTEEQHQLNRRTQFIVVKTE; encoded by the coding sequence ATGAAATTCAGAACAATTATAATAGTTGTGTTTTTAATAGGACTCAACACCGTCGTATTTTCTCAAAGTGGCTTGCAAAAAAAAGCCGATAAGCTATTCAATAAATTTGCTTTTGTTGAAGCTGCTAAGACCTATCATGAGCTTATAGAGAAAGGTGACAACATCACGCATGCAACGCGCCAACTAGCAGATAGTTATGCCTACATGCGTAATCCAGACAGCGCTGCAGTATATTATAAACTGGCAGTTCAACAAGAAAACTTACCCAAAGAATATTATTATAAATACGCGCAAGCATTAAGAGGCACAAAAGATTATGAAGCGTCACGTTTGTGGATGAAACGGTTTAAAGATGCTGGTGGAACTATTGAGGAAGCGAAGATTTTAAATGATGACAATTTTTTATCATCTATTTTTAATGCCAAACCGCAATACACTTTGTCACCTGTAAACTTCAATTCAAAATTCAGTGATTTTGGGGCCTATGAGCAAGATGGTAAAATATATTATGCCTCCGCTATACATGAAAGTGCTGCCATAAAGCATGTTTATGGTTGGAATGAAGAACCCTTCTTAGATATATACGCTAAGGAAAAAAGCAGTACAGACAGCCTTGTTCCGCATAAATTAAGATTAAAAGGCGCAATTAATTCCATATATCATGAAGGGCCGTTGACCATTTCGCAGGATGGAAAAACCATGTACTTTTCTAGAAATAATTTTACTGAAAAGACCTTAGGAAAAGATGACAATGGGACTACACATTTAAAAATCTATAAAGCGGCACTAGTTGAAGATGAGTGGACCAATATTGAAGAACTACCCTTTAACAGCGATACTTACTCTAACGGGCATCCTGCCTTAAACCATAATGGTTCACGATTATACTTTACCTCTGATATGCCCGGAGGATTCGGTGGATCTGATATTTATTATGTTGATATTAGTGATGATGACACCTTTGGCGAACCACAAAATTTAGGAGATAGAGTTAATACAGATAAAAATGAAATGTTCCCTTTTTTAAATGATGAAGATGCACTATTCTTTTCATCCCATGGGCATTTAGGTCTGGGGCTATTGGATATTTTCGGAACCGCAGCAGATAGCGGCGGGATTATTACCAATGCTATTAATCTTGGCATTCCTATTAATTCAAGTAAAGATGATTTTTCGTTTTTCATGAATAATGATGGTGTAACTGGCTATATCGCCTCTAATAGAGGTGGCGGTTTAGGTAGTGATGATATTTATGAATTTAAGAAAACACCGCTACTTAATGTTGAAGGTATAGTGAGCGACTCTCAAACAAATACACCCATCGAAAATGCCGAGATCAAGTTATTTTCTATCGATAACCGTATTATTACAACCTTGAAAACCGATGAAAATGGTTTTTATAATATTCAAATTGATAGGGATACGAATTATAAAATTATAGCCAGTAAAGACAATTATAAAGAGAATGGAGAAACCTTTACTTCATCAAATATAGAAAACACCATTACAGCTATAACCATAAATTTAAAACTCAACCCTCTCTCAAACATTGTTGAATCCCCGGTAAAATTAAATCAAATCTATTTTGATTTTAATAAGTCGAATATTCGAGCAGATGCAGCACAGCAATTGGACAACTTGATTTATAAGTTGCAGAATACCTATCCTAACATGACAATACGCATTGAATCGCATACAGACGTTCGAGGGTCTAACGATTTTAATGATGAACTCTCAAAAGATAGAGCAAAAGCAACCTATATTTATTTAATTTCGAATGGTATTGAACCATCTAGAATTAAAGCGTATGAAGGCTTTGGTAAGCGATTGCTCAGTAATAATTGTGATGGTACTGTACGATGTACTGAAGAGCAACACCAATTGAATAGACGAACGCAGTTTATTGTAGTTAAAACAGAATAA
- the rpsA gene encoding 30S ribosomal protein S1, translated as MAEKAKQAEVEATEATAVEAPVVSEAKANPEKFLKEFNWHNYQEGIDEVDDKQLQEFEKLVAENFVDTLDDEVVEGTVVHMTDRDAIIDINAKSEGVISLNEFRYNPDLKVGDKVEVLIDVREDATGQLVLSHRKARVIQAWDRVNKAHDTGEIVNGFVKCRTKGGMIVDVFGIEAFLPGSQIDVKPIRDYDQYVNKTMEFKVVKINHEFKNVVVSHKALIEADIEEQKKEIIGQLEKGQVLEGIVKNITSYGVFIDLGGVDGLVHITDLSWSRINHPNEIVELDQKLNVVILDFDENKSRIQLGLKQLSKHPWEALADTVKVGDKVKGKVVVIADYGAFIEVADGVEGLIHVSEMSWSTHLRSAQDFVSVGDEVDAVILTLDREDRKMSLGIKQITPDPWTDITEKYPVGSKHTGIVRNFTNFGVFVELEEGIDGLIYISDLSWTKKIKHPSEFCAVGDKLDVVVLELDVEGRKLSLGHKQTTDNPWDKYETEFALETVHTAEISEIVDKGATVEFNEDIVAFVPSRHLEKEDGTKLKKGESAEFKIIEFNKEFKRVVASHTAIFKAEEVANVKAAVKKAATAAAEAKPTLGDANDALQALKDKMDGKK; from the coding sequence ATGGCTGAAAAAGCAAAACAAGCTGAAGTTGAAGCAACTGAAGCAACCGCTGTAGAGGCTCCAGTAGTATCTGAAGCTAAAGCAAACCCTGAAAAATTCTTAAAAGAATTCAACTGGCACAATTACCAAGAAGGTATTGATGAAGTTGATGACAAACAATTACAGGAATTTGAAAAATTAGTAGCCGAAAATTTTGTAGATACCTTAGATGACGAAGTTGTTGAAGGTACTGTCGTTCACATGACAGATCGTGATGCCATTATTGACATCAACGCAAAATCGGAAGGTGTGATCTCATTAAATGAGTTCCGCTACAATCCAGATTTAAAAGTTGGAGACAAAGTAGAGGTTTTAATTGATGTACGTGAAGACGCTACAGGTCAATTAGTACTATCTCACAGAAAAGCGCGTGTTATTCAAGCATGGGATCGTGTTAATAAAGCGCACGATACTGGAGAAATCGTTAATGGTTTTGTAAAATGCAGAACTAAAGGTGGTATGATTGTAGATGTTTTCGGAATTGAAGCATTCTTACCAGGTTCTCAAATTGACGTTAAGCCAATTAGGGATTACGATCAGTATGTAAACAAAACTATGGAATTCAAAGTTGTGAAAATCAACCACGAATTTAAAAACGTAGTGGTGTCTCATAAAGCGCTTATTGAAGCCGATATTGAAGAACAAAAGAAAGAAATCATTGGTCAATTAGAAAAAGGTCAAGTACTGGAAGGTATTGTTAAAAACATTACGTCTTATGGTGTATTTATCGATCTTGGTGGCGTTGACGGATTAGTTCACATTACAGATTTATCTTGGTCTAGAATCAACCATCCAAATGAGATTGTTGAATTAGATCAGAAACTGAATGTGGTGATCCTTGATTTTGACGAAAACAAATCAAGAATCCAATTAGGATTAAAACAATTAAGCAAACACCCTTGGGAAGCTTTAGCCGATACTGTAAAAGTAGGCGATAAAGTAAAAGGAAAAGTGGTTGTAATTGCTGATTATGGTGCGTTTATTGAAGTTGCAGATGGCGTTGAAGGATTAATTCACGTATCTGAAATGTCTTGGTCTACACACTTACGTTCGGCTCAAGATTTCGTTTCTGTAGGAGATGAAGTGGATGCTGTCATCTTAACTTTAGATAGAGAAGACCGTAAAATGTCGCTTGGTATCAAGCAAATTACTCCAGATCCATGGACAGATATTACAGAAAAATACCCAGTAGGTTCTAAGCATACAGGTATTGTTCGTAACTTTACAAACTTTGGTGTTTTTGTTGAATTAGAAGAAGGTATTGATGGATTAATTTACATCTCAGATTTATCTTGGACTAAGAAAATTAAACATCCATCGGAGTTCTGTGCCGTTGGTGATAAGTTAGATGTGGTTGTATTAGAGTTGGATGTTGAAGGACGTAAATTAAGTTTAGGTCATAAACAAACAACTGATAATCCTTGGGATAAATACGAAACTGAATTCGCTTTAGAAACTGTTCACACTGCTGAAATTTCTGAAATCGTTGACAAAGGTGCTACGGTTGAGTTTAACGAAGATATCGTTGCTTTTGTGCCATCACGTCATCTTGAAAAAGAAGATGGAACTAAACTTAAGAAAGGTGAATCTGCAGAATTCAAAATTATTGAATTTAACAAAGAGTTTAAACGTGTTGTAGCGTCTCATACTGCTATTTTTAAAGCAGAAGAAGTGGCAAACGTAAAAGCAGCTGTTAAGAAGGCAGCTACTGCTGCTGCAGAAGCAAAACCAACACTTGGTGATGCTAATGATGCTTTACAAGCTCTTAAAGATAAAATGGACGGGAAGAAATAA